In one Silene latifolia isolate original U9 population chromosome 10, ASM4854445v1, whole genome shotgun sequence genomic region, the following are encoded:
- the LOC141606817 gene encoding putative clathrin assembly protein At1g25240, with the protein MSKLWRRATGKIKDRNSILILNILSRNSRYRQPDLEAAIIKATSHDETHIDYKNARRVFTWVQASPSHLMVFLWALTRRAKRTQNWVVALKSLILLHGVLCTKAPGTRKIGRLPFDLSSFEDGQTRDGPRRRACSEFVQAYFAFCDMKSVILSAELRDEVAETLMEEAARERAEGKAVLVRVHRWQELLDTVLEVRPVGGRNINDVTVLEAMDCMVIEVFELYSKICDGIAKGLMSIYKVKAEKEVASMALDILHKASRQGRDLSDYFHFCTKIGILHLTECPKIQQIPEDDFFQLKKIINGDTKSEEFEEEIMKGALVVVNETRDVVMVQNQDENKSWLKTVISDKWEVFDEEIISKDGIENGTMVVRDPFEASLNFPPVIQFNNPFIDYGGTSTTSASSQLVLSLL; encoded by the coding sequence ATGAGTAAGTTGTGGAGGAGAGCAACGGGTAAAATAAAGGATAGAAATAGCATATTGATATTGAATATATTGTCGCGAAATTCAAGGTACAGACAACCAGATCTCGAGGCAGCTATAATCAAAGCCACAAGCCATGATGAAACCCACATCGATTATAAGAACGCGCGTCGGGTTTTTACGTGGGTCCAGGCTTCACCATCTCATCTAATGGTTTTCCTATGGGCCTTAACCCGACGCGCTAAACGGACCCAAAACTGGGTCGTTGCTCTTAAGTCACTTATCCTTTTACACGGGGTCCTTTGTACAAAGGCCCCCGGTACAAGAAAGATTGGACGATTACCGTTTGATCTTTCTAGTTTCGAGGATGGACAAACTCGAGATGGGCCTCGTCGTCGGGCCTGTTCCGAGTTTGTCCAAGCGTATTTCGCTTTTTGTGATATGAAGTCTGTGATACTGTCGGCTGAGTTAAGGGATGAGGTGGCGGAAACATTAATGGAGGAAGCGGCGAGGGAGAGGGCCGAGGGAAAAGCGGTTTTGGTTAGGGTGCATAGGTGGCAGGAATTGTTGGACACGGTTCTCGAGGTGAGGCCCGTTGGGGGTCGGAATATTAACGACGTGACGGTCCTTGAGGCTATGGATTGTATGGTAATTGAAGTTTTTGAATTGTATAGTAAAATTTGTGACGGAATTGCGAAAGGTTTGATGAGTATTTATAAAGTGAAGGCGGAGAAAGAAGTCGCTTCTATGGCGCTTGATATATTACATAAGGCGAGTAGACAAGGCCGTGATTTGTCCGATTATTTCCATTTTTGTACGAAAATTGGGATTTTGCATTTAACCGAATGTCCCAAAATCCAACAAATACCCGAGGATGATTTTTTCCAACTTAAGAAGATTATTAACGGCGATACAAAAAGCGAAGAATTTGAGGAGGAAATTATGAAAGGCGCGTTGGTTGTGGTCAATGAGACGAGGGATGTCGTCATGGTACAAAATCAGGACGAAAATAAATCGTGGTTGAAAACAGTGATTTCGGATAAATGGGAGGTATTTGACGAAGAGATTATTAGCAAAGACGGGATTGAGAACGGAACAATGGTGGTTAGAGATCCGTTTGAAGCATCTTTGAATTTTCCGCCAGTAATACAATTCAACAACCCGTTTATTGATTATGGAGGTACAAGTACAACATCAGCTTCTTCACAACTTGTGCTTAGCTTGTTATAG
- the LOC141606818 gene encoding short-chain dehydrogenase TIC 32, chloroplastic-like → MWLFGRKGASGFSWSSTAEEVTHGIDAAGLTAIVTGASSGIGAETTRVLALRGVHVVMGVRNMDAGKKVKDKIVQEIPSAKVEAMELDLSSMASVRKFASDYKTSNLPLNLLINNAGIMATPFMLSKDNIELQFATNHLGHFLLTYLLLDTMKKTARESGREGRIVNVSSEAHRFAYTEGIRFDKLNDQSSYQSWRAYGQSKLANILHANELTKHLKDDGADITANSLHPGAINTNLFRYNSVIDGICRTAGKLVLKNPPQGAATTCYLALHPEVKGVSGEYFSDSNVAKPTDQAKDATLAQKLWDFSMDLIKT, encoded by the exons atgtgGTTGTTTGGGAGAAAAGGTGCATCTGGGTTTTCATGGTCTTCAACTGCTGAAGAAGTTACTCATGGGATTGATGCTGCTGGTCTTACTGCTATTGTTACTG GAGCATCAAGTGGCATTGGTGCAGAAACCACACGTGTTCTTGCATTACGTGGTGTACATGTTGTCATGGGGGTCCGGAACATGGATGCCGGCAAAAAGGTAAAGGATAAGATAGTCCAGGAAATTCCCTCTGCTAAAGTCGAGGCTATGGAGTTGGATTTAAGTTCAATGGCATCTGTGAGAAAATTTGCTTCAGATTACAAAACTTCTAATCTTCCACTTAACCTTTTAAT TAACAATGCAGGAATAATGGCTACACCTTTCATGCTCTCTAAAGACAATATAGAGCTCCAATTTGCGACAAATCACTTAG GTCATTTTCTTCTGACATATCTGCTGTTGGATACCATGAAGAAAACAGCGCGTGAAAGCGGTAGAGAGGGAAGGATTGTTAATGTTTCATCAGAAGCTCATCGCTTTGCATACACTGAAGGGATCCGCTTCGACAAACTCAATGATCAATCAAG TTACCAGAGTTGGCGTGCGTATGGCCAATCAAAGCTTGCTAACATTTTGCATGCTAATGAATTAACAAAGCATCTAAAG GACGACGGGGCTGATATCACTGCAAATTCCCTCCATCCAGGGGCAATCAACACAAATCTTTTCCGCTATAACAGCGTCATCGATG GCATTTGTCGTACAGCTGGAAAGCTTGTTCTGAAAAATCCGCCTCAG GGAGCGGCAACAACATGCTATCTAGCTCTTCATCCCGAGGTAAAGGGTGTCAGTGGTGAATATTTCAGCGACTCCAACGTGGCTAAACCAACAGATCAAGCTAAAGACGCTACCTTGGCTCAAAAACTGTGGGACTTCAGCATGGATTTGATTAAGACGTGA